The sequence below is a genomic window from Candidatus Thiodiazotropha endoloripes.
AGGATCAAACACCCTTACGGTGGCGCCAGCCTCCCAGAGCGACTCCATCAGCACCCGACTCGAGGCTTCACGCATATCGTCCGTATTGGGTTTGAAAGAGAGTCCCCAGAGGGCGAAAGTCTTGCCTTTCACATCATCGGAATAGTGGCGCATGATCTTCTCAAACAGCACCCGTTTCTGGCGATAGTTGACCGCCTCGACCGCCGTCAGCAGCTGCGCATCGTAGCCAACCTCTTTGGCAGTACGTTCAAGCGCACTGACATCCTTGGGAAAACAGGAACCACCGTAACCGCAGCCAGGATAGATGAAGGCGTAGCCAATCCGGGTATCCGCACCGATGCCGTGACGAACCTGCTCGATATCGGCACCCAGACGTTCCGCCAGGTTGGACAGCTCATTCATGAAACTGATCTTGGTGGCGAGGATCGCATTGGCCGCATATTTGGTCAGCTCTGCAGAGCGGATGTCCATCGCGATCAGACGGTCATGATTCCGATTGAACGGCAGATAGAGGGCCCGCAGCAGCTCGGTGGTACGCGGATTGTCCGTACCGATGATGATCCGGTCCGGCTTCATGAAATCGTCCAGTGCGGCACCCTCTTTGAGGAATTCCGGATTTGATACCACATCGAACTCAACCTGCTTGCCTTTCGCCTGCATGGTCGATTCAATGCGTTCCCGTACTCTGTCCGCGGTGCCGACCGGCACCGTGGATTTATCCACCACCACCCGATAGTCATCCATATGCTCGGCAATCGACTCGGCAACGGCCAGCACATACTGAAGATCGGCTGAACCATCCTCGTCCGGCGGGGTACCAACAGCGATAAATTGAAACAGACCGTGATCCACCGCTTTCGCAACATCGGTTGTAAAGCTGAGTCGACCAGCCTGAGCATTCCGCTCAACCATTGCTTCAAGGCCGGGTTCGTAGATCGGGATCTCTCCCCGATTGAGCATGTCAATTTTGTTACTATCCACATCCATGCAGACAACATCATTGCCCACCTCAGCCAGGCAGGCACCTGTGACCAAACCCACGTAGCCGGATCCAAATACGGTTACTTTCATCGGTATCCCTTAATTAGTGAAAATTAACTGGCGGCAATGATACTTGTTTGCGGTTTAGGAAACCACACCAGGCCCTCAATACCGAGGATTGGCGGTCTTTAAGCCCCACGGTGACTCAATATGTCGTACTAATCGCCATCCAGCGCCTGCTCAATCAAATGGTTCAACTCCTCATCGCTAAGCTCTGAGCCATCAATCTCTGCCTGCAGTTTGACCACAGCCCGACTGCGCAGGATAACCGGCCTCATGACCTCTCCAGGAGCGGCCACACCACTGATATGCAGTGCAATCAATGGCAGATTTGCTCTTGCCGCCAGACGGGCGGCACCAGGTTTTATCTTACGCGGCGGGTCACTATCCAGGTGGATCTTGCCGTGGGGAAAGAGGGCGATCACTTCACCCTCTGCCAAGGCTTTGAAGGCCTGGCGAAGGGCTTTCTCCGGGGAGTTTTCCCGGTCCACAGGAATACACCCCACAGCACGAAACAGCCACTGCATACCGAATCGCTGGTACTGCTCTCTGGCGATCAGGAACCTCAGTGGCCGATCGCACGAAGCAATCATCAGTAGCGGATCGAGTCCGGAGATATGGTTTGAGACCAGGATCGCACCACCCTCCCGGGGCAGGGGTACAGGCACCGATTGAAGACGGTGATAGTGATGACAAAACAGCCGGTTCAAGCCATCCAGGCGATTCAGCCAGAAAGATCCCCACTCCGCGCCATTGGCATCCCGGCAACGGCCATTCAACCAGAACAGAAACAGGGCAACCAGGAGTAGGGTAAGCATATTCTTAAACTTGTGGAATCATCGCAGCATGCTACATCATGAACTCAAACAGTGACTCTGGCATGATCCAGTGCCGGGTCAGGGCCTGTCCGGGGCTATTTCCGCTTCTTACCACCTTTCTGATAGACCTTCCGCTGAAACAGGTCGGTTCTGCGACTCACCAGACGATCGATAAACAGCATACCGTCCAGATGGTCGACCTCGTGCTGCAGAGCTCTCGCTTCATACCCCTCCATTTCAAACTCCTGGGGTTCACCTTCAGGGGTCATGGCATGCATCTTGATCCGTTCGGCGCGAATGACATTCCCCGTGTAATCCGGCACAGAGAGACAGCCCTCCCTTCCCAGCTCAAAGCCATCCCACTCGGTGATCTCCGGATTGACCAGTACCAGTCGGCCATGATTGGGTACCGGTTTGCGGGTGGTCGAACAATCGATGATGACAACCCTCTGCAGTCTGCCCACCTGAGGTGCAGCGATACCGACAGCGGCCGGACCCGCCTGACGGGTCT
It includes:
- a CDS encoding UDP-glucose dehydrogenase family protein — translated: MKVTVFGSGYVGLVTGACLAEVGNDVVCMDVDSNKIDMLNRGEIPIYEPGLEAMVERNAQAGRLSFTTDVAKAVDHGLFQFIAVGTPPDEDGSADLQYVLAVAESIAEHMDDYRVVVDKSTVPVGTADRVRERIESTMQAKGKQVEFDVVSNPEFLKEGAALDDFMKPDRIIIGTDNPRTTELLRALYLPFNRNHDRLIAMDIRSAELTKYAANAILATKISFMNELSNLAERLGADIEQVRHGIGADTRIGYAFIYPGCGYGGSCFPKDVSALERTAKEVGYDAQLLTAVEAVNYRQKRVLFEKIMRHYSDDVKGKTFALWGLSFKPNTDDMREASSRVLMESLWEAGATVRVFDPEAMEECRRIYGERDDLVYCDNQEGTLESADALIVVTEWQVFRSPDFEQIKQALSAPVVFDGRNIYDPARMKESGFSYYAIGRGD
- a CDS encoding lysophospholipid acyltransferase family protein, whose amino-acid sequence is MLTLLLVALFLFWLNGRCRDANGAEWGSFWLNRLDGLNRLFCHHYHRLQSVPVPLPREGGAILVSNHISGLDPLLMIASCDRPLRFLIAREQYQRFGMQWLFRAVGCIPVDRENSPEKALRQAFKALAEGEVIALFPHGKIHLDSDPPRKIKPGAARLAARANLPLIALHISGVAAPGEVMRPVILRSRAVVKLQAEIDGSELSDEELNHLIEQALDGD
- the def gene encoding peptide deformylase → MAILDILRLPDPRLKEVSQEVERFDDELLAFIDDLEETRQAGPAAVGIAAPQVGRLQRVVIIDCSTTRKPVPNHGRLVLVNPEITEWDGFELGREGCLSVPDYTGNVIRAERIKMHAMTPEGEPQEFEMEGYEARALQHEVDHLDGMLFIDRLVSRRTDLFQRKVYQKGGKKRK